AGGTTGTTGACAAACTCCTTCGCCTGCTCAGGCGATTTAAGAAAGCCCTCGCCCTGAAGGAAATCTTCGAGCAAATCCTTCTCGACAAAGGGCGCCAATTGCCTGGCCACTGCCTGGCCAGTTGCTGATTGTTCATTCCCCGTTGACAAAAAACGGCAGAAGCATTCGATTCCCCCGGGAAAATTAAGGTACTGGTTGCCGAAACCCAGACCGATTCCCCCTCCCCAGCAGCCATATGTTTTCTCATCGAAGGCTGCCGCCTTCCCTTTAGCCGCGCTGGCCAGCATCCACATGACGCAGCCCCATTTGCCTTCCTTAAATCCCAGTGAATCCGCCTGTTTTTCGTCAGCCCAGAGAATGGCCACGGGGGGATATGCCAGTTTCAGGGCAGCCGCAATTTTGCTTTCCATCATCCATTTCTCCTTTCTCATAAAATTCCCGTTCTGAAAGCCCCTCCTGACCACGGTGAATTTGTTCTCCGCACAAGTATTAAAGCAAGCATCACACCGCTAATAATATTGAATTTACAAACGAGCCAATTGCAAAACTCCCAACGCTGTCATTCCCGCGACGCTTCTGGGCGGGAAAACGAAGTTTAATGTTCATAATCCAGTTTTTAACTATTTGAAATCATGGATGCCCGACAAAAACATTGTGTACATTAAGCTCCGCTTTCGGGCATGACACGGAGTTTTGCAATTACCTCAAACTATTGGGCCATAGCGGAAGAGGCCACGGCGGCAATGATCGCGGCGCCGATGCCCGATCCGTCATGAACAGCCTTAATGCTGATTCGGGCC
The window above is part of the Syntrophales bacterium genome. Proteins encoded here:
- a CDS encoding DUF169 domain-containing protein, producing the protein MMESKIAAALKLAYPPVAILWADEKQADSLGFKEGKWGCVMWMLASAAKGKAAAFDEKTYGCWGGGIGLGFGNQYLNFPGGIECFCRFLSTGNEQSATGQAVARQLAPFVEKDLLEDFLQGEGFLKSPEQAKEFVNNLPIMQVPARYVIFKSLDDVDLEKEQPEVIIFLADPEQLSALVILANYGRKGNENAIIPYAAGCQTIGIYPYREAQSDNPRAVVGLTDLSARNNLKKQLGRNLFSFAVPLKMFQEMEGGVAGSFLQKNTWRALRA